The genomic stretch AGCAGGGTCGACTTGCCGCAGCCGGACGGGCCGATGAAGGCGGTCACACGCTGCTTTGGGATGTTCATCTGTACGTCGAACAGCGCTTGCTTGTCGCCATAGAACAGGCTCAGGCCCGGCACTTCGATGGCCACGGTTTCTTCAGCCAGGCGCAGGCTCTGCTTGTTGCGGCCCAAGGCAGACATGTCGATGCCATGGGTGTGGGAATCTTGCTGCATGGTCAACTCCATACGCTATCAAGTCGTTTCAAAGGGCCGCCCGGCTTACGGGCGGCGCGCTTGCAATCAGGGTCAGCTGTCCAGCGCCTTGTACTTCTCGCGCAGGTGGTTGCGGATCCACACGGCAGAGAGGTTGAGAGTCGCGATCACCAGCACCAGCAGCAACGCAGTGGCATATACCAGCGGCCGCGCGGCTTCGACGTTCGGGCTCTGGAAGCCGACGTCATAGATGTGGAAGCCCAGGTGCATGATCTTCTGGTCCAGGTGCAGGTACGGGTAGTTACCATCCACGGGCAGCGACGGCGCCAGCTTTACCACACCCACCAGCATCAGCGGCGCCACTTCGCCGGCGGCACGGGCCACGGCGAGGATCATGCCGGTCATCATGGCCGGGCTGGCCATGGGCAGGACGATTTTCCACAGGGTCTCGGCCTTGGTTGCGCCCAGCGCCAGCGAGCCTTCACGCACGGTGCGCGGGATACGCGCCAGGCCTTCTTCGGTGGCCACGATAACCACCGGCACCGCCAGCAATGCCAGGGTCAGCGATGCCCACAGCAGGCCCGGAGTACCCAGCGTCGGCGCCGGCAGGGCTTCCGGGAAAAACAGGCGGTCGATCGAGCCACCCAGTACGTAGACAAAGAAACCCAGACCGAACACACCGTAGACGATCGCAGGAACACCGGCCAGGTTGTTCACCGCAATGCGGATAAGCCGGGTGACCGGGCCCTGCCTGGCGTACTCACGCAGGTACACAGCAGCCAGCACGCCGAACGGGGTGACGATCACGGCCATGATCAGGGTCATCATCACGGTACCGAATATGGCCGGGAAGATACCGCCTTCAGTGTTGGCTTCACGCGGGTCTTCGCTGAGGAACTCCCACACTTTGGTGAAGTAGCTACCCAGCTTGGTGAAGCCCGACATCGCGTTCGGCCGGATGGCATGCACCACTTTGCTCAGGTTGATCTCCACTTCTCGGCCGTTGGCATCGCGGGCCACCAGGCTGTCACGGGCAAAGGCCTGGTGCAGGCCGGTCAGGCGGTCTTCAATGGCCTTGTAGCGGCTATTCAGTTCGGCACGGTCGGCGTCCATATCGGCCTGTGCAGCGGCGTCCAGCTTGCCGTCCAGCTCCAGCTTGCGCGCCTGCAAGCGCAGGCGCTCGAGGCCATGGTTGATGGCACCGATGTCCTTCTTCTCGAGGCTTTGCAGCTCGTTGTTGAGTTGGTTGGCGCGCTTGAGACGGGCCTGCAGTTCGTTCCAGGCGGCAGGCCCCTCGGCGACTACGCGGCCTTCTTCCTTGACGCTGACCAGGTAGCCGTAAAAATTGCCCCACTCGCGGCGCTCCAGGGCCATCAGATCGGCCGGGTGCTGTTCATCGACCAGCCAGTCGCCGACCACCCAGGTGAAGTCGCTACCATTGAGGTCGCGGTTACCCACCTTGATAAGCTCCCGGGTCATGAACTCCGGGCCTTGGTCAGGCACCGGCAGGCCAGCCCCCTTCAGACGAGCCCGGGGTACTTCCTCCTTCTGCACCACTTCGCCAATGACGACGTGATCGGCCTGGCCCGGCACCTTGTAGGTGGCCTGGACAAGATCGGCCGGCCAGAAGTGGCCCAGGCCGCGCACGGCGATCACCGCCAGCAGGCCGACGGTCATGATCACGGCCATGGCCACCGCGCCGCCGCTCATCCAGACGCCTGGGGCGCCGCTCTTGAACCAGCCTTTGAGGGAATCCTTTTTCACGGATCGCTACCTTTCTATCAAAGCGACGAGTATTTCTTGCGCAGACGCTGGCGAATCAGCTCGGCCAAGGTGTTCATGACGAAGGTGAACATCAGCAGCACCAAAGCAGCGAGGAACAGCACGCGATAGTGGCTGCCACCGACTTCCGACTCCGGCATTTCCACGGCCACGTTGGCGGCCAGGGTGCGCATGCCCTCGAACAGGTTCATCTCCATCACCGGTGTGTTGCCGGTGGCCATCAGCACGATCATGGTCTCGCCGACTGCACGGCCCAAGCCGATCATCAGCGCTGAGAAGATGCCCGGGCTGGCGGTGAGGATCACCACACGGGTCAGGGTCTGCCAAGGCGTCGCGCCCAAGGCCAGCGAGCCCAGGGTCAGACTGCGCGGCACACTGAACACGGCGTCTTCAGCAATCGAGTAGATGTTCGGAATGACCGCGAAGCCCATGGCAATACCGACCACCAGGGCGTTGCGCTGGTCATAGGTGATACCTAAGTCGTTGGTGATCCACAGGCGCATGTCACCGCCGAAGAACCAGCTTTCCAGGTGCGGGCTCATGGTCAGGGCGAACCAGCCGGTAAACAGGATGACCGGAATCAGGATCGCCGCTTCCCAACCATCCGGCACGCGCAGGCGGATCGACTCCGGCAGCCGGCTCCAGACAAAGCCGGCCAGCAGGATACCGATCGGCATCAGCAGGAACAGGCTGAACACACCGGGCAAGTGGCCTTCCAGGTACGGGGCCAAAAACAGGCCGGCGAAGAAGCCAAGGATCACCGTCGGCATCGCTTCCATCAGCTCGATCACCGGCTTGACCTTGCGGCGCATGCGCGGGGCCATGAAGTAGGCGGTATAGATGGCTGCAGCAATGGCCAGCGGGGCGGCCAGGATCATGGCGTAGAACGCGGCCTTCAAGGTACCGAAGGTCAGCGGCGACAGGCTCAGTTTGGGCTCGAAGTCAGTGTTCGAAGCGGTCGATTGCCAGACGTATTTCGGCTCGTCATAGTTCTCGTACCACACCTTGCCCCACAGCGCGCTGAACGAAACCTCCGGGTGCGGGTTGCGCAGGCTCAACGGCAACAACTTGCCGCCTTCTTCGATAATGATTCGGTTGGCGCGTGGCGACAGGGCCAGGGTGCCAGGGCCTTCGGCAGCCTGCTCAACCAGCAGGGTTCGGTGTGCAGTGCTGTGGAACACGCCCAGTTTGCCTTCGGCGTCCAAGGCGATGAAGCCTTTGCGGCGCTCTTCGGCGTCGATCTGCACGATCGGTGCCTTGCCCATCTGGAAGGTACGGATCTGCTTGAAGCGCGATTCTCCATCCGGGTCACGGGCCATGAACCATTGGGCCAGCCCGCCCTTGGAGTCACCGATGATCAGCGAAATGCCACCAACCAGCTGGGCGGTGGCGGTAATTTCGGTGTCGGCGCTTTCAGACAGCTTATAACGGCCATTGAGGCTCTTGTCGCGCAGGCTGAACACATCGGCCGTGGCGCGACCGTTGATCACGTACAGCCAGTGCTGGCGTGGGTCGATGAAGATATTCTTCACCGTTTCGGTCATTTGCGGCAGTTCGATGCGGTTCTGCTCGGTGGTGACCTCTTCGGTCATCATGTTTTCCGTGCGGGTCAGCTCGACCACCTGCAGCTGAGCACCGGTAGAGCCGGCCAGCAGCAGAGTGTCACCATTGACGTTGACGCTGACGTGGTCCAGCGCACGCCCCTGCTCGTCGAGCACGAACGATTGCTCGCCGTACGGATAGTCGATGCCAGGGGTGATGGTTTTCTTGTTGTCCGGGTAGGTGATCTTGTAGGTGTGGTGGAACACCAGGGCCTGACCATTGGACAAGCCCAGAACCACCAGCGCGCTGCCCGGCTGGTCAGTACTGATGGAAGTAACCTGGGTGTCCGCCGGCACTGCCAGATCGACACGCTTGAGTTCGTTACCGGTCTTGGTATCGAAGAACAATGCCTGGCCCTTGTCCGAAACACGCATCCCCACCTGATTCTGCTCTTC from Pseudomonas putida encodes the following:
- the pstA gene encoding phosphate ABC transporter permease PstA, giving the protein MKKDSLKGWFKSGAPGVWMSGGAVAMAVIMTVGLLAVIAVRGLGHFWPADLVQATYKVPGQADHVVIGEVVQKEEVPRARLKGAGLPVPDQGPEFMTRELIKVGNRDLNGSDFTWVVGDWLVDEQHPADLMALERREWGNFYGYLVSVKEEGRVVAEGPAAWNELQARLKRANQLNNELQSLEKKDIGAINHGLERLRLQARKLELDGKLDAAAQADMDADRAELNSRYKAIEDRLTGLHQAFARDSLVARDANGREVEINLSKVVHAIRPNAMSGFTKLGSYFTKVWEFLSEDPREANTEGGIFPAIFGTVMMTLIMAVIVTPFGVLAAVYLREYARQGPVTRLIRIAVNNLAGVPAIVYGVFGLGFFVYVLGGSIDRLFFPEALPAPTLGTPGLLWASLTLALLAVPVVIVATEEGLARIPRTVREGSLALGATKAETLWKIVLPMASPAMMTGMILAVARAAGEVAPLMLVGVVKLAPSLPVDGNYPYLHLDQKIMHLGFHIYDVGFQSPNVEAARPLVYATALLLVLVIATLNLSAVWIRNHLREKYKALDS
- a CDS encoding ABC transporter permease subunit, with translation MNDLANSNMTQNSQPVRIDFNTPELQRKRRMRALKDRLTRWYVLVGGLAVLAAITLIFFYLAYVVLPLFQGAELTSKKALEPTWLQQDAGKPLMIALEEQNQVGMRVSDKGQALFFDTKTGNELKRVDLAVPADTQVTSISTDQPGSALVVLGLSNGQALVFHHTYKITYPDNKKTITPGIDYPYGEQSFVLDEQGRALDHVSVNVNGDTLLLAGSTGAQLQVVELTRTENMMTEEVTTEQNRIELPQMTETVKNIFIDPRQHWLYVINGRATADVFSLRDKSLNGRYKLSESADTEITATAQLVGGISLIIGDSKGGLAQWFMARDPDGESRFKQIRTFQMGKAPIVQIDAEERRKGFIALDAEGKLGVFHSTAHRTLLVEQAAEGPGTLALSPRANRIIIEEGGKLLPLSLRNPHPEVSFSALWGKVWYENYDEPKYVWQSTASNTDFEPKLSLSPLTFGTLKAAFYAMILAAPLAIAAAIYTAYFMAPRMRRKVKPVIELMEAMPTVILGFFAGLFLAPYLEGHLPGVFSLFLLMPIGILLAGFVWSRLPESIRLRVPDGWEAAILIPVILFTGWFALTMSPHLESWFFGGDMRLWITNDLGITYDQRNALVVGIAMGFAVIPNIYSIAEDAVFSVPRSLTLGSLALGATPWQTLTRVVILTASPGIFSALMIGLGRAVGETMIVLMATGNTPVMEMNLFEGMRTLAANVAVEMPESEVGGSHYRVLFLAALVLLMFTFVMNTLAELIRQRLRKKYSSL